A single genomic interval of Notolabrus celidotus isolate fNotCel1 chromosome 13, fNotCel1.pri, whole genome shotgun sequence harbors:
- the LOC117824625 gene encoding NACHT, LRR and PYD domains-containing protein 3-like: MFHQSGSPAGICQRDLKSDLKTKYQCVFEGIAKAGNPTLLNQIYTDLFITEGGTGEVNDEHEVRQIEAASRTPHRPETTIRQEDIFKGSPGRDQPIRAVLTKGVAGIGKTVLTQKFTLDWAEDKDHQDIQFTFPFTFRELNVVRERKFSLVELVHHFFTQTREAGLCRFEEFQVVFIFDGLDECRLPLDFHNNQILTDVTKTTSVDVLLTNLIRGNLLPSARLWITTRPAAANQIPPWCVDMVTEVRGFTDPQKEEYFMRRFRDQEQASRIISHIKTSRSLHIMCHIPVFCWITATVLEDVLKTREGGELPRTLTEMYIHFLVVQSKLKSIKYDGGAETDPLWSPESREMIHSLGKLALEQLQKGTLIFYESDLTECGINIKEASVYSGVFTQIFREERGLYQDKVFCFVHLSVQEFLAALHVHLSCFNFGSDLIHNTHPMMHHVNSMIKYFQCAVDQAFKSPNGHLDLFLRFLLGLSLQTNQTLLRGLLTQTVASSSVANRTMVDYIKKKISRDLSAEKCINLFHCLNELNDCSLVEEIQQSLRSGRLCTEELPAAEWSALVFILMTSEQDLDVFDLKKYSASEEALLRLLPVIKASNKALLSGCDLSERSCEALSSVLSSQSSSLRELDLSNNDLQDSGVEKLSAGLQSPNCKVETIRLSGCALSGRSCEALSSVLSSQSSSLRELDLSNNDLQDSGVEKLSAGLQSPNCKVETIRLSGCALSGRSCEALSSVLSSQSSSLRELDLSNNDLQDSGVEKLSAGLQSPNCKVETIRLSGCALSGRSCEALSSVLSSQSSSLRELDLSNNDLQDSGVEKLSAGLQSPNCKVETIRLSGCMITEHGCASLASALRSNPSHLRELDLSYNQPGTSGVTLLSAPDFRLKTLRLEPAGAEWLRPGLKKYYRDLTVDTNTVHRNLRLSNNNRMVKCVKEEDQAYPDHPERFDHHWCHQLLCREGLTGRCYWEVEWSGYVYISVSYGGIRRKGDRVDCYFGQNDQSWCLDCCEEEGYSVWHNNIQTLLSPSSSVGPLSTRVAVYVDCPAGTLSFYRFSSDSLIHLHTFTSTFTEPLYPGFGLWGSDSSMSLC; this comes from the exons ATGTTTCATCAATCAGGAAGTCCTGCTGGAATTTGTCAGCGTGATCTGAAATCTGACTTGAAAACAAAgtaccagtgtgtgtttgaggggatcgctaaagcaggaaacccaaCCCTTCTGAACCAGATCTACACAGATCTCttcatcacagagggagggactggagaggtcaatgatgaacatgaggtcagacagattgaagcagcatccaggacaccacacagaccagagaccaccatcagacaagaagacatctttaaaggctcacctggaagagatcaaccaatcagagcagtgctcacaaagggagtggctggcatcgggaaaacagtcttaacacagaagttcactctggactgggctgaagacaaagaccaccaggacatccagttcacattccccttcactttcagagagctgaatgtagtgagagagagaaagttcagcttggtggaacttgttcatcacttctttactcagaccagagaagcaggactctgcaggtttgaagagttccaggttgtgttcatctttgacggtctggatgagtgtcgacttcctctggacttccacAACAATCAGATCCTGACTGATGTTACAAAGACCacctcagtggatgtgctgctgacaaacctcatcagaggaaacctgctcccctctgctcgcctctggatcaccacacgacctgcagcagccaatcagatccctccatggtgtgttgacatggtgacagaggtcagagggttcactgaccctcagaaggaggagtacttcaTGAGGAGATTCAGAGACCAGGAGCAGGCCAGCAGAATCATCTCCCACATCAAGACATCccgaagcctccacatcatgtgccacatcccggtcttctgctggatcactgctacagttctggaggatgtgctgaagaccagagagggaggagagctgcccaggaccctgactgagatgtacatccacttcctggtggtccagtccaaactgaagagcatcaagtatgatggaggagctgagactgatccactctggagtccagagagcagggagatgaTCCATtctctgggaaaactggctcttgagcagctgcagaaaggaactctgatcttctatgagtccgacctgacagagtgtggcatcaacatcaaggaagcctcagtgtactcaggagtgttcacacagatcttcagagaggagagaggactgtaccaggACAAGGTGTTCTGCTTCGTCCACCTgagcgttcaggagtttctggctgctcttcatgtccatctgaGTTGCTTCAACTTTGGTTCTGATCTGATACACAACACACATCCAATGATGCACCATGTCAATTCAATGATTAAGTACTTCCAGTGTGCTGTGGACCAGGCCTTTAAGAGTCCAAACGGACACCTGGACTTGTTCCTGCGCTTCCTCCTGGGTCTTTCACTGCAGACCAATCAGACTCTCCTGAGaggtctgctgacacagacagtaGCTAGTAGCTCAGTAGCTAATCGGACAATGGTGGAttacatcaagaagaagatcagtagggatctgtctgcagagaaatgcatcaacctgttccactgtctgaatgaactgaatgatTGTTCTCTAGTGGAGGAGATCCAACAGTCCCTGAGATCAGGACGCCTCTGCACAGAGGAACTGCCTGCTGCTGagtggtcagctctggtcttcatcTTAATGACATCAGAGCAAGATCTGGacgtgtttgacctgaagaaatactctgcttcagaggaggctcttctgaggctgctgccagtgatcAAAGCCTCCAACAAAGCTCT gctgagtggatgtgacctgtcagagagaagctgtgaagctctgtcctcagtcctcagctcacagtcctccagtctgagagagctggacctgagtaacaacgacctgcaggattcaggagtggagAAGCTGTCTGCTGGGCTACAGAGTCCAAACTGTAAAGTTGAAACTATCAG ActaagtggatgtgccctctctggaagaagctgtgaagctctgtcctcagtcctcagctcacagtcctccagtctgagagagctggacctgagtaacaacgacctgcaggattcaggagtggagAAGCTGTCTGCTGGGCTACAGAGTCCAAACTGTAAAGTTGAAACTATCAG ActaagtggatgtgccctctctggaagaagctgtgaagctctgtcctcagtcctcagctcacagtcctccagtctgagagagctggacctgagtaacaacgacctgcaggattcaggagtggagAAGCTGTCTGCTGGGCTACAGAGTCCAAACTGTAAAGTTGAAACTATCAG ActaagtggatgtgccctctctggaagaagctgtgaagctctgtcctcagtcctcagctcacagtcctccagtctgagagagctggacctgagtaacaacgacctgcaggattcaggagtggagAAGCTGTCTGCTGGGCTACAGAGTCCAAACTGTAAAGTTGAAACTATCAG GCTTTCAGGCTGTATGATCACAGAGCacggctgtgcttctctggcctctgctctgaGATCCAACCCTtcccatctgagagagctggacctgagttaCAATCAGCCAGGAACCTCAGGTGTGACCCTGCTGTCTGCTCCTGACTTCAGACTGAAAACTCTCAG GTTGGAGCCTGCTGGAGCTGAGTGGTTGAGACCAGGTCTGAAAAAGT ATTATCGTGACCTTACagttgacacaaacacagtgcaCAGAAACCTCAGACTGTCTAACAACAACAGGATGGTGAAatgtgtgaaggaggaggatCAGGCATATCCTGATCATCCTGAGAGGTTCGACCACCACTGGTGTCATCAGCTGCTGTGTAGAGAAGGTCTGACTGGtcgctgttactgggaggtcgAGTGGAGTGGATATGTTTATATATCAGTGAGTTATGGAGGaatcagaaggaaaggagacagagtGGACTGTTATTTTGGACAGAATGATCAGTCTTGGTGTCTGGACTGTTGTGAAGAGGAAGGTTACTCTGTCTGGcacaacaacatacaaacactcctgtccccctcctcctctgttggTCCTCTCAGTACCAGAGTAGCAgtgtatgtggactgtcctgctggcactctgtccttctacagattctcctctgactctctgatccacctccacaccttcacCTCCACCTTCACTGAACCTCTGTATCCTGGGTTTGGGCTCTGGGGTTCTGACTCTTCTATGTCTCTGTGTTAG